One Malus sylvestris chromosome 14, drMalSylv7.2, whole genome shotgun sequence DNA segment encodes these proteins:
- the LOC126599990 gene encoding dehydration-responsive element-binding protein 1D-like → MADLTDDRLSSTSIISVPTLMQTSMGVVKKRKAGRKKFTETRHPVYKGVRQRCGKWVCELRQPDHKKSRIWLGTFTSPDMAARAYDVAALALKGESASLNFPNEASALPRFESNAYTVKDIQCAALEAAEAFLEVKVKASSSSSLKLEKVEEEEMGKVVYLDEEELFNMPGLIDSMAEGLILTPPSLQKGFNWNEYDDDDWGNNTGDISLWSD, encoded by the coding sequence ATGGCAGATTTAACCGATGATCGGTTGTCTTCAACTTCGATTATTTCTGTTCCAACCCTAATGCAAACTAGTATGGGGGTGGTTAAAAAGAGAAAGGCAGGGAGGAAGAAGTTCACAGAGACTAGGCACCCAGTTTACAAAGGTGTGAGGCAAaggtgtgggaagtgggtgtgTGAGCTGAGGCAACCGGATCACAAGAAATCGCGGATATGGCTCGGAACTTTCACTAGCCCTGACATGGCTGCTAGGGCTTATGATGTTGCAGCCTTGGCTCTCAAGGGTGAGTCTGCTTCACTCAACTTTCCTAACGAGGCAAGTGCTTTGCCGCGCTTCGAGTCGAATGCTTATACCGTAAAGGACATACAATGTGCTGCCTTAGAGGCTGCCGAGGCATTCTTGGAGGTTAAAGTTAAagcctcttcatcttcttctttgaagttggagaaggtagaagaagaagagatgggAAAAGTTGTGTATTTGGATGAGGAGGAGTTGTTTAACATGCCGGGGTTGATTGATAGCATGGCTGAGGGTTTGATCCTCACTCCACCATCCCTGCAAAAGGGTTTTAATTGGAACGAATATGATGACGACGACTGGGGGAATAATACTGGTGACATTTCCTTGTGGAGTGACTGa
- the LOC126600367 gene encoding uncharacterized protein LOC126600367, with protein MSTSSPEHRINSWFPPTVGFFKLNVDGGVDVMNGCCGIGAIVRGSNGDLVCVLFMYASSLISILTLELCAIKKVLELALNFGCVPLIVESDSLRFVQLINQDKECLAADGAYVNSIRAFLRVNQVFMNYVSRDVNGIAHHLAQFSLQCRELSMWVDTGPLWLMDLSHSESVVKVV; from the coding sequence ATGAGTACTTCATCGCCAGAACATCGAATCAATTCGTGGTTCCCCCCTACGGTGGGTTTTTTCAAATTAAATGTTGATGGTGGGGTGGATGTGATGAATGGATGTTGTGGAATTGGAGCAATTGTTCGTGGGTCTAATGGTGATCTTGTATGTGTGTTGTTTATGTATGCTTCTTCTCTGATTTCAATCCTTACTTTAGAGCTTTGTGCCATCAAGAAAGTATTGGAATTGGCCCTGAACTTTGGTTGTGTTCCGTTGATAGTGGAATCAGATTCATTGAGGTTTGTCCAATTAATTAACCAAGATAAGGAGTGCTTGGCTGCTGATGGTGCATATGTCAATAGCATTCGAGCTTTTTTGCGTGTGAACCAGGTGTTCATGAACTATGTTTCAAGAGATGTTAATGGAATTGCACATCATCTAGCCCAATTCAGCCTACAATGTCGTGAGTTATCAATGTGGGTGGATACTGGTCCGTTGTGGCTTATGGACCTTAGCCACTCCGAGTCTGTGGTGAAGGTGGTCTAA
- the LOC126600775 gene encoding uncharacterized protein LOC126600775 produces the protein MNMAAQKHLHELLREDQEPFLLKNYIADKRCQLKSASTKSQQNLQVKKRSPISQVSNFPGSLCKNACFFSLQDSPDLRKSPLFDFSSPAAKSPCKSPNAIFLQIPNRTAALLVEAAMRIQKQSANSKPKTQNKNHGFGLFGSFLKRLTNRNRARRREVHGEDGVQVSVNDILRWDSSVGRRKISSDQVEEKVESCLEVEDKSASLISTRRPSSAVWSETNEATSSSCSQSEDTADTDYACNCEKLNAFCESPFRFVLQPTPSPSGSRTPEFTSPVTSPSRHKQEEEGLKKSQAEVEEEEEKEQCSPVSVLDPPFQDDDEGRDGDGDGEDDDDEDGCDLECSYANVQRTKHHLLQKLRRFEQLAGLDPIELEKRMLEEDDDDDECEEDESETSDSSSEETLDGLLREVLSKLNFPCNKRIPEDVQILAMDLIVEEQRDDDSSNRREEVVRRVCKRFESWKEVESNTIDMMVEQDFRKELDEWKKSQDQVGETAMEIELAIFSLLVEEMAIELV, from the exons ATGAACATGGCGGCACAGAAGCACTTACACGAGCTGCTAAGAGAAGACCAGGAGCCGTTTCTGCTCAAGAACTACATTGCCGATAAACGCTGCCAGCTGAAAAGTGCTTCCACCAAGAGCCAACAAAACTTACAGGTAAAAAAACGCAGCCCCATCTCCCAAGTTTCAAACTTTCCCGGCAGTCTCTGCAAAAACGCCTGCTTTTTCTCCCTCCAAGACTCGCCGGACCTTAGGAAATCTCCGCTCTTTGACTTCTCGTCGCCAGCGGCCAAAAGCCCATGTAAAAGCCCCAACGCCATCTTCCTCCAAATTCCGAACAGAACCGCGGCCCTGCTCGTGGAAGCCGCGATGAGGATTCAGAAGCAGTCGGCGAATTCTAAACCAAAAACCCAGAACAAAAATCACGGGTTCGGGCTATTCGGGTCGTTTTTGAAGAGGTTAACGAATCGGAATCGGGCCCGAAGGCGGGAAGTCCACGGCGAAGATGGGGTTCAGGTCTCGGTGAATGACATTCTCCGGTGGGATTCGTCAGTCGGGAGGAGAAAGATTTCTTCCGATCAGGTGGAGGAAAAGGTTGAGTCTTGTTTGGAAGTTGAGGACAAAAGTGCTTCTCTGATAAGCACTAGGAGGCCCAGCAGTGCTGTCTGGTCCGAAACCAATGAAGCCACTTCAAGCAGCTGCAGCCAGTCTGAGGACACAGCCGATACAGATTATGCTTGTAATTGTGAAAAGCTTAATGCTTTTTGCGAAAGCCCTTTCCGTTTCGTCCTCCAACCAACCCCCTCTCCGTCCGGCAGCCGGACGCCGGAGTTCACGTCGCCGGTGACGTCCCCTAGTCGCCACAAACAAGAG GAGGAGGGGTTGAAGAAGTCCCAAGCAGaagtggaggaggaggaagagaaggaaCAATGCAGTCCTGTTTCTGTATTGGACCCTCCGTTCCAAGACGACGACGAGGGACGTGACGGTGACGGTGACGGTGAGGATGATGACGACGAAGACGGTTGTGATTTGGAGTGCAGCTATGCCAATGTACAGA GAACAAAGCATCACCTTCTGCAGAAGCTTCGTAGATTTGAGCAATTGGCGGGGTTAGATCCAATTGAACTTGAGAAAAGAATgctagaagaagatgatgatgacgatgaatGTGAAGAAGATGAGTCTGAAACATCAGATAGCAGCAGTGAAGAAACTCTTGATGGGCTTCTCAGAGAAGTACTTTCCAAATTAAACTTTCCTTGTAACAAAAGAATCCCCGAGGATGTGCAGATATTGGCCATGGATCTCATTGTCGAGGAGCAGAGAGACGATGATTCTTCCAACAGAAGGGAAGAGGTGGTGAGACGGGTCTGCAAGAGATTCGAGTCCTGGAAAGAGGTGGAGTCGAACACCATTGACATGATGGTGGAACAAGATTTTCGAAAGGAGCTCGACGAGTGGAAGAAAAGTCAAGATCAAGTGGGAGAGACTGCAATGGAGATTGAACTTGCCATCTTTAGCCTACTGGTGGAGGAAATGGCAATTGAACTAGTTTGA